The genomic segment GTCAAAACTTTCAATCTTTGTTTCATACCTTTGCGTAGGAAATGTATCCATGATCTTACAATGCatgcaaaatttattctaatagAAGAGTACGTTAAATAAAAAGCtcaacaatttatataaattgtacatGAATAACTCtttaaatatctgaaaaaaaaatagaggaaCATGATTTTTACTAACAGTGAAGCaaaatactattatttatcttgCTTTCTTATTGAATTTCAGATAAGCTGTTAGATAAGAATGTTACATACATAACAAATCTAGATCAGATAATAGATGAGAGAATGTAATACATACAAtctctaatgaaatttcaatgtcTACCTACCACCAACCTTAAAAAATGTAGctatattgatataatatgtaaatttcttgTTATGTACTACAAAATATCGTCGTAACAACGAAATATTCGTCGCATTTCttgaagaattataaatatatagctGTTTGAGTTAAATAAAGTGTGCTATCTTTGAAGCTATAGCAAGGCATGCATATGTGAAAGCAAGTGCATACTTGGCAGCACTGTGGTAAATAAtgttatcaataaaatttcattaaaatttatataaatttatatacgtgGATAATAAATACATGTTCTTTACTTGACTACTActcttttacataatataattcaaaacaaaagaaggaacattacatatttataaggtgcatacatttataaaaaaacaagatcaaatatgtaagatataaatgatacagattaatattatttaattgaaaaaggtactttgtataattcaatgcttaatttaaaataaagaaatcttTCAAGTTATTACTTaagagtaaaaatataatttcttttttaaaagaaatgaagCTTATCtgtttatatgtacatattattctatgtatatttatttgttaataaattctgtattttaaattactaaatatacATTGTTACTTTAGTTACTATGTTGCGTATTTGTTTGGGGAATTTAGGCTTGGATTGTTGACCGTGGAGCACTAAAGCCATAGGGATATAAAGATAGAATGCGTGAGCAAACTGAAAAATAGCTAAAAGACCTatttagaaatagaaagaaaacacTGCATAAAGGCTAACCTTTATAACTTGTAGggtatttttgtgaaatacgAATAACGTTGTCAGCATTGATAACTCTGATTCTGATTTTACTGAAAATAGATACGGAGTAGACGTAAAAGAATTGTTAGCACTGTAAGTGCTATGCGTATATAGTTTTTTTACAAATGGTTTGTTTTTACTTATCATATTTGATActaatgatttatttacatgtatacataatataatatttattaagaaacgGAAGTATCTATTGAGAAAACAGTAGaataagatttaataattgaacgaGATTTCATTTACTTGGATATGTCTGCACCTGAAGTAATGAATAAAGCCAAAGAAAAGCAAGATGAGATATTATCAGAAAAAGACAATGAAAAAACAATACCTACAATAAAATCACAGACGTTCTCtagggaaagaaaaaggaagattgAAGTAAATGATAAAAGTCATACACAAATTAAATACTCTCAAACTAAGGAACATTattcagataaaaatttatctaagCGAGTAAAATATGATGTcaaacaaaatgtatatataattattatattacacatttttgaaacattttatttatttattaaatcattttcttttatctgtaTATCATAGGTTAATAATACTTCAGCAGATTTAACTACTAGTAACAGtgagaaaacaaaagaatcaTCAAGCAAGGAAGAACACATTGAAAATGCATTATTAGTagtaaaacattataattcAGTACtaaataaagatagaaataaaagcagaattttgtatatgagaaattttaacaattggATTAAAAGCATGCTTATACGTAAGatactaatttatatataaaataatgcttTTGTgtgcaacaatttttaatgaaaaatcatttacagtggaatttattaataaaactccAACTAATTCCCGTTTAAAAGTGCTAGATATGTGCTGTGGTAAAGGAggagatttatttaaatgggaaaaaataaatgcagCACATTTGATCTGTACCGATTTGGCTGATGTAACTATACAACAATGTCAAGATCGATATAAACAGATGTCAAAAAGATATtctgaagaaagaagatattttccTATATTCTCAGCAGAATTCATAACAGCTGATTGTACAAAGGTAtttgtttttacttttccaTGAGTTTGTAGAGGAATGCTG from the Bombus pyrosoma isolate SC7728 linkage group LG11, ASM1482585v1, whole genome shotgun sequence genome contains:
- the LOC122573059 gene encoding mRNA cap guanine-N7 methyltransferase translates to MSAPEVMNKAKEKQDEILSEKDNEKTIPTIKSQTFSRERKRKIEVNDKSHTQIKYSQTKEHYSDKNLSKRVKYDVKQNVNNTSADLTTSNSEKTKESSSKEEHIENALLVVKHYNSVLNKDRNKSRILYMRNFNNWIKSMLILEFINKTPTNSRLKVLDMCCGKGGDLFKWEKINAAHLICTDLADVTIQQCQDRYKQMSKRYSEERRYFPIFSAEFITADCTKVRLRSKFKDPSISLDLVSCQFAFHYCFESLQQAECMFRNASECLKPGGYFIGTIPNAYDLVSRWQKCDGDGFGNDIYNVEFFCDKTKPPLFGAKYHFQLEGVVNCPEFLVYLPVFRKLASKFDLNLVLFERFDSFYERMKDGDKGRMLLSKIQSLETYPPRREVQLTGNPDKDYQHAKEYCSQKTSTRREIGTLSQTEWEVTSLYAVFSFEKMKPGWKQH